The nucleotide window ATAAAATATGCTCCTGTCACAAATCCAAACTTAATTGATTATAATCAGTGGACCACCATAGGGAGTGGATCTTATACCAATATTCAAAGTAATGCTAGTGGGCTTTATGTGCTAAACAATACGAGTTTATATAGAATTTCAGGCAATAGTTTAGGCTCTATATATTCTATGCCTCAGACTCCTTTAGATTTTAAGTTGGTAGAGAATAATGCAAGTATTACGACCCAAAATTACTCCTTGGTTTTTGATCTTAATTTTAATCAAATTTCGATTGTTGATTCTTTTAATCCCTATAATACCCGATTTACATCTTCAATTGTTTTAGGTGATGATATTTTTGTCGGTACTCTGGGTTATGGAGTCCTTAAGTATGGGATTTCAAACAATAAGGAAGTTTTGGAAATTAGGCCAGATGGACCTTTGAGAAATGATGCTTTTAAAATACAAACCAATCCGAATGAAATTTGGATAACTTATGGAGATTATACTATCTCTTACAACCCCTCGCCAATACGAAGTTATGGTATAAGTCATTTTAAAGATGATACTTGGACCAATATACCATTTGAAGAACTTCTCGGGGCATATAATCTCAACGAGGTAGCAATAAGTCCATTTGTTGCAAATGAAGTTTTTATCAGTTCCTTCCATGGAGGTATTTTAAAGCTTAATGATGAAGAGGCAACAACATTTTATACACCAGATAATAGTGGTCTCGAATCATTGGTTGTGCCATCCGATCCTAATGTGGTAAGTGTTCGAGTTAGTGATTTAGAATTTGATCAGCAAGGACTTCTTTGGTCGATAAGCAGCCGAATTGACAATGCCTTAAAATCTTTTGATACGCAAACGGGGCAATGGCGTTCTTATAGTTTTGAAGACATAATATCCGATCCGCTAAATGGGGAATTAGGATTTAGTGATTTGGTTATAGATCGGTCTCAAACAAAATGGATAGGAGGTTATTTTTCGGGAGTGATTGGAGTAAGGACCGAGTCTGGCGGTTATCAAATTAAGAGGGTAAATTCAGAGTCTTCAAATTTACCTTCAACGGTGGTAAAGGCTTTAGAAATTGATAATAGTGGTCAGCTATGGATAGGTACAACTTTCGGACTCCGTGTTCTATACAATACCAACGGATTTTTTGAAGATCCTAATGTAGAATTTCGTGAAATTGTTTTTGAGGATGATGGTATTGCTAAGGAGCTGTTGGAAGGTCAATATATTACAGACATTAAGGTGGATGGGTCTAATAGTAAGTGGATAGGGACCACCGATTCTGGACTTTTCTATGTTTCGCCAGATGGTCAGAAGACCATTTATCATTTTACTACAACAAATTCACCCTTACCCTCGAATTTCATTACGGATATTAGTTTAGATTCTGCGAATGGTACAGTTGTTATTGCAACCGATAGGGGGATGGTGTCTTTTTTGTCTGGTGGCTCTAATCCAAGTTCTACATTAGAAGAAGCCTTTGTATATCCTAATCCGGTTAGACCTGAATATGATATTTTAGGCAAGGAAGATCTCAATGATATTAATAATGGTATTAAGATTAAGGGTCTCACCGAAAATGTTAACGTAAAAATTACAGATATAGAAGGTAATTTGGTGGCCGAATGCCAATCACGGGTGAATACAAGAACTTCTAGTGCCAACTACAACTTTGCCATTGATGGAGGTACAGCAATTTGGAATGGCAGGAATCTGGCAAACAATATTGTTGCTACAGGTGTTTATCTGATTATGATTTCCGATCTTGACTCTTTTGAAACCAAGGTTCTCAAGCTATTGGTAGTAAGGTAATCCTCAAAAATGTATAATTCTACAAAAGCAATTGTTCTTTCCAAAGTCAAATATGGTGACAATGATCTTATTGTTAAATGTTATACAGAAACAGATGGTTTAGTAAGCTATTTTTTAAGGGGAGTTTTAAACTCTAAAGCTAAAAGGAAACAATTGGCCTATTATCAGCTTTTGGGAATTTTGGAGATTATTGAGTACTCAAAAGCGAATTCTGAACTTAAATTTATTAGAGAGGTAAAGCCCTTAGGGCATTTTCATTCGCTTCATTCTAATGTTATTAAGGGTTCGGTAGTGATGTTTTTGGCAGAAATGCTATCCTCAGTTTTAAGGGAAGAGGAACAGAACAGCCAATTATTCCAATATCTAGAAACCTCTATAAATTGGTTAGAGCAGGAGGACCACTTTTCAAATTTTCATCTTTTATTTCTTTTGAATCTTACCAAGTTTTTAGGGTTTTATCCAGAAACGACAAACATAGGGGACGCCACATCATTTGATTTGGAAACAGGTAGATTTGTTATTAAATCTAATTCAAGGTATGTCATAGAAGGGGAAAATTTTCACATTTTGAAAGCCTTGTTAGGCATAAATTTTGATGTATTAAATGATATTAAAATTAACGCCAACCAAAGACAATCATTCCTGAAAATGCTTTTATTATACTACCAATTACACTTGGGGAATTTCAGAAATCCAAGATCTTTGGAAATTTTCAATCAAGTTTTTCATACTTAATGTTCCAAAAATTATCTCTCCTCTTATTTATATTCTTTAGCTGTATTGTAAACGCACAAGAGGCCTTGGTTTTGGACCATGCAACTAAAGAATCTCTTCCGGGCATTGCTGTATTTAATGCAGAAGGCACAATTATGTTGATGACCGATTTAGATGGGAAAGTGAATATTGACCAATTTGGTAATGATGAGGTTATATATTTCAAGAGTAATCGCTATTACCAAAACTCTTTTAGAAAATCGATTTTAATTCAAAGAGGTAACATTGTTTATTTAGATGCTATTATCGAAGGGCTCCAAGAAGTGGTTGTTTCTGCTTCAAAATTTCAACAAGACAAAAGTGATGTTCCTCAAAAAATTAGTAGCATTAATCAATCTTCAATTAAATTCGCAAATCCACAAACGAGTGCAGATTTGCTTGAGGGTTCTGGAAGCGTGTACGTCCAAAAAAGCCAACTAGGAGGGGGGAGCCCAATGATTCGAGGTTTTTCAACGAATAGATTACTTATGACGGTAGATGGGGTAAGGATGAACAATGCCATTTTTAGAGGAGGTAATATCCAAAATGTTATCTCCATTGATCCATTTTCAATAGAACAAACTGAGGTAGTTTTGGGTGCAGGCTCTGTTGTTTACGGTAGCGATGCCATAGGCGGGGTAATGAGTTTTTATTCATTAAAACCCAGGATTTCTAACAGTGATTCATTGTTAATCGATAGCCATGCAGCATTGAGATATGCCACAGCGAATAGAGAGAAAACAGGAAATTTTTACATTGGTTTTGGGCTAAAAAAGTGGGCTTTTGCCACAAATATTACATTTTCAGATTTTGATGATATGAAAATGGGGAAGCACGGTCCAAAAGAATACCTTCGACCGGAGTATGTACTTCGGGAAAATGGTGAAGACATCATTGTGCCTAATTCAGATCCAAGGGTCCAGAAACCGACTGGTTATGATCAAACCAATCTGATGCAAAAGATAAGGTATGTTCCAAAGGAGAATGTTTTTTTTGATTTAGGCTTATTTTATACCACGACCTCAGATTATTCTAGATATGATAGATTAATAAGATATAGAGGAGAACAGTTGAGATCTGCGGAATGGTATTATGGTCCCCAGAGATGGTTTATGGCCAACCTCCAAATGACAAAGCTAAGTAGCTCCTCAAGCTTTTTTGATAAACTGCAGACAACTCTAGCTTACCAATATTTTCAGGAAAGCAGATATG belongs to Aegicerativicinus sediminis and includes:
- the recO gene encoding DNA repair protein RecO, which gives rise to MYNSTKAIVLSKVKYGDNDLIVKCYTETDGLVSYFLRGVLNSKAKRKQLAYYQLLGILEIIEYSKANSELKFIREVKPLGHFHSLHSNVIKGSVVMFLAEMLSSVLREEEQNSQLFQYLETSINWLEQEDHFSNFHLLFLLNLTKFLGFYPETTNIGDATSFDLETGRFVIKSNSRYVIEGENFHILKALLGINFDVLNDIKINANQRQSFLKMLLLYYQLHLGNFRNPRSLEIFNQVFHT
- the porZ gene encoding type IX secretion system anionic LPS delivery protein PorZ translates to MLRYFLAIFFIFISWYNFSQNYSDLWKGYFSYYQVSEVIKGDDLVYAAAENAVFRYNTVTEEIQTITTIEGLSGMDITTIHYSENYDLLMVGYENGLIEIVFESDEDVLSVVDIVEKLSVSPTLKSINHFYEYEGLVYISTDYGISVYDLERLEFGDSYFIGFGGSYAPVNETTVYNDVIYAACGEGNAIKYAPVTNPNLIDYNQWTTIGSGSYTNIQSNASGLYVLNNTSLYRISGNSLGSIYSMPQTPLDFKLVENNASITTQNYSLVFDLNFNQISIVDSFNPYNTRFTSSIVLGDDIFVGTLGYGVLKYGISNNKEVLEIRPDGPLRNDAFKIQTNPNEIWITYGDYTISYNPSPIRSYGISHFKDDTWTNIPFEELLGAYNLNEVAISPFVANEVFISSFHGGILKLNDEEATTFYTPDNSGLESLVVPSDPNVVSVRVSDLEFDQQGLLWSISSRIDNALKSFDTQTGQWRSYSFEDIISDPLNGELGFSDLVIDRSQTKWIGGYFSGVIGVRTESGGYQIKRVNSESSNLPSTVVKALEIDNSGQLWIGTTFGLRVLYNTNGFFEDPNVEFREIVFEDDGIAKELLEGQYITDIKVDGSNSKWIGTTDSGLFYVSPDGQKTIYHFTTTNSPLPSNFITDISLDSANGTVVIATDRGMVSFLSGGSNPSSTLEEAFVYPNPVRPEYDILGKEDLNDINNGIKIKGLTENVNVKITDIEGNLVAECQSRVNTRTSSANYNFAIDGGTAIWNGRNLANNIVATGVYLIMISDLDSFETKVLKLLVVR
- a CDS encoding TonB-dependent receptor plug domain-containing protein, which codes for MFQKLSLLLFIFFSCIVNAQEALVLDHATKESLPGIAVFNAEGTIMLMTDLDGKVNIDQFGNDEVIYFKSNRYYQNSFRKSILIQRGNIVYLDAIIEGLQEVVVSASKFQQDKSDVPQKISSINQSSIKFANPQTSADLLEGSGSVYVQKSQLGGGSPMIRGFSTNRLLMTVDGVRMNNAIFRGGNIQNVISIDPFSIEQTEVVLGAGSVVYGSDAIGGVMSFYSLKPRISNSDSLLIDSHAALRYATANREKTGNFYIGFGLKKWAFATNITFSDFDDMKMGKHGPKEYLRPEYVLRENGEDIIVPNSDPRVQKPTGYDQTNLMQKIRYVPKENVFFDLGLFYTTTSDYSRYDRLIRYRGEQLRSAEWYYGPQRWFMANLQMTKLSSSSSFFDKLQTTLAYQYFQESRYDRDFGSELMNERMEAVDAFSFNIDFDKSLTPRTELNYGMEYVYNKIHSDGAIINISDNRYENTVSRYPDGSSWQSAAVYGTLKYKPSSHFVFQTGARYNYISLKSDFSYNNQFLNLPFDEASVDAGALTGSAGINWLPVDLLSFRLNFSTAFRAPNIDDIGKVFDSEPGSVVVPNKDLKPEYAYGADFGMMLNLNKLTFDGSLFYTYLDNALVRRDYSLNGQNQIEYDGELSDVQAVQNSAYAKVYGVELGLQYQFNEDLKLRSQYNIINGHENDEGEEVPVRHAAPDFGNTHLIWKKEKLTLDAFAIYNAKLTNSEMTPSELSKDYIYAKDQNGDPYAPSWLTLNLRSEYQLSDSATVNVSLENITNQRYKTYSSGIASAGRNLVMSLRYVF